One segment of Leptospirillum ferrooxidans C2-3 DNA contains the following:
- a CDS encoding nucleotidyltransferase family protein, which produces MEKGSDVTGFVLMAGAGSRLRGIFPNIPKPLVPVDGVPMGIRVIRQMRDAGISRIIVNLHHDAGTIREGISRALPSGIEILWSYEDIVMGTGGGILHAKPFFQESDILVVATCDILTGYDLGKGILAHRTSGERISLVLSPSGPESESGRIATTQNEGVAFPPFDSVAGDVPHFFTGIHLINPDVFSGLGENLAPPFSIVELYREYLGKGGFIRAQVTSEPWLDLGTEDGYRHRESFLEELRQGSGRRER; this is translated from the coding sequence GTGGAGAAAGGTTCTGATGTCACAGGATTTGTCCTGATGGCGGGAGCGGGATCCCGTCTCAGGGGGATTTTCCCGAACATCCCGAAGCCTCTTGTTCCAGTCGACGGGGTTCCCATGGGAATCCGGGTCATCCGTCAAATGAGGGATGCCGGGATATCCCGGATCATCGTCAACCTTCACCATGATGCCGGGACAATCCGGGAGGGGATCAGCCGGGCTCTTCCATCAGGTATCGAGATTCTCTGGTCTTATGAGGATATTGTCATGGGGACAGGAGGAGGGATTCTTCATGCAAAACCATTTTTTCAGGAATCGGATATCCTTGTGGTTGCCACATGCGATATCCTGACAGGGTACGATCTGGGCAAGGGGATCTTGGCTCACCGGACATCCGGTGAAAGGATTTCTCTGGTTCTGTCTCCATCCGGGCCGGAATCCGAATCCGGAAGGATTGCCACGACTCAAAATGAGGGTGTTGCATTCCCTCCATTCGATTCGGTGGCGGGGGATGTTCCCCATTTTTTTACGGGGATTCATCTGATCAATCCTGATGTGTTTTCAGGTCTTGGAGAAAATCTCGCTCCACCTTTTTCTATCGTGGAGCTTTATCGGGAATATCTCGGAAAAGGTGGTTTTATCCGGGCCCAGGTAACATCCGAGCCCTGGCTCGATCTGGGAACGGAAGATGGATATCGCCACCGCGAATCATTCCTGGAAGAATTGAGGCAAGGGAGCGGGAGGAGGGAAAGGTAA